The window GCTCCGCAGCGGTGAGAGTGTCGTCCGACATGGCGTGTCCTTTCGGGCGTCAGGGGACGCGACGTGCGGTGAGGAACTGCTCGATCTGATGGACGACGCTGTTCACATCGCCGAGAACCTGGTCGTTGGTGAAGCGGAGTACGGCGTAGCCGGCGGTCTGGAGCAACACGTCCCGCCTGCGGTCGGCGGCGTAGTGGACCCGCTGCCAATGTTCTGGGCCGTCGATCTCGACGACCGTTCGTTCGGCCTCCCACAGGACGTCGACGCGCACCACGCTGACGAGGAGTCCCAAGTCGACCGTCTGGTTCCAGGCCCGGCCGTAGGCCCACTCGCGGCTCGCGAGGACCTTCTCGAGCAGTTGCTCGGCAGCGCTCTGCGGGCTGGGGCGGCCGGCCATCGGCGGCACGGTGAGGCCGGTGGGGAGGTCGGGCTTCTCGTCCGCGGGCGTTTCGGGCGCGGTGGCGACGAGCGTCTCGACGTCGTCCGGGAGCGTGACCCTCCGGACGGAGATCCAGTCGACGTGCGCGAGGTTCGAGCCGACCAGCCAGACGCCGCCGAACCCGCCTCGGTGGGCGATCCACTCGGCGGACGCCACGAGAATGTGCTCGTCGCGTACCGGGAGTGGCGCTCGTACCTCGACCAGGAGCACGACGTCAGCGCGGTCGTAGGCCGCTTCGAGAACCCGGGTCAGGCCCGTGGCGCGCACCTCGGGCGGAAACGAGGTCTTCGAGTGACCGCCGGTCAGCGCGCGGGCGGCGAGGTCACCGAGGAACGGACCGAAGTGCGACGTGCGGCCGGCCAGGCGGGACGCCAGGACCCGGACCGCCGCGAGGTTGGCGCCGTTCGGGCCGATGAGGCCGGCGGCGTCCGGGAGCCACGCCGGGAACAACGCGACCGCGGAGTCCTCCAGCAGGTCGAGCACCTCGCCGACGATCGCGGCCTGCGAGGCGGTGCTGCTCGGCCGGTACGTGACGACGACCGGAGCGTCGGCAGGCAGCGGGTCGAGCGAAACGGCGAGTGCGTCCGCGTCCACACCAGCCAGTTGGACGACGCGACCGCGGGGTAACGACGTCCACCACGAACCGTCCGACCCCACCGCGCTCCCCGTTGCCCCGAAATCAGCCCACCCCGATCGTGCCGACGAGCCGCGGCCGCCGGAACGCTATGTTCACGATGTCAAACGCCTGGACGACGACTGTGGCCAGGTGGGTGACTTCGCCCGGCGGATCGGGTGAATCGCCAGTGGACAGAAAACCGCCCCGCCCGGAGGGGATGGGCGGGGCGGGGTTCGAGGCGGTCAGGCCTTCGCTTTGGCCTTGCGCTTGGTCTTCTTGGCGTCGCTCTTCACGGCCTTACCGGTGCCTTTGACCTCACTCTTGGCGGTCTTCGCGGTCTTCTTCACGTCCCGCTTCAGGGCCTTGCCGGTAGCCATGGTGATCACCCTTCGTTGAAAACCTGGACGCTCCACGGCTACCCCCGGTGTCCCCCCGTGGAAACCTCCGGCCCACCGAATTAAGGGATCGAGGGCCGACGCCGCGCGGCATCGGACGTCGTGAACCTCCCGATCACGGCGACCAATTCACGGAAGGTCCGTCGAGTGCGCGGACCGCTCCGGGCGCGCGCGGCGTCGGAGGTGATCGTTTCGCGTGGCGGTGCCCCACGGAACTGCTCTGCGCCGAGTGGTGGGTTCTCCGCGCCGAGTGGTTCGCCCTGATCGGTTCAGAAGCGGGCTGTGTAACTGAACGGCAACACTCGCTTGACCTGGCTGGTGTTAACGCTAACAATCACCGCCAACGCAGTGACCCAGGGCACAGGACACGAACGGAGGCGGAGCTGTGGTCGAGTCGACCGTGAGACCCGTGGATGAACTGCAGCCCGAATCCTCCGCCGCGGACCGTCGGGTGGTGATGGCCGACGTCGCCCGGCTGGCCGGCGTGTCCCACATGACGGTGTCCCGGGTCCTCAACGACAGCACGGCGGTGAGCCCGACGACGCGGGCCCGGGTGCGTGCGGCGATGACGACGCTCGGTTACCGGCCGAACACGGCGGCCCGGGCGCTGGCGACCGGCCGCACCGGGCAGCTCGGCGTGGTGAGCGTTAACACGACGCTGTTCGGGCCGGCGTCGATGCTGGTCGCGATCGAGCGAGCCGCCCGCGACGCGGGCTACGCGGTGAGCATCGCGAGCCTCCGGGAGCCTGACCGGCGCTCGCTGGCCGAGGCGTTCGACCACCTCACCTCCCAGTCGGTGGAGGGCATCATCGCGATCACTCCGCGGGCGGCGATCGCGGACGCGCTGAAGCACGCGCCCGGCGGGGTTCCGCTGGTCGCCGTCGAGGGCGGCGAGGGTCCGATGCCGACGGTCGCGGTCGATCAGTACCTCGGCGCGGTGCGGGCCACCCGGCACTTGATCTCGCTCGGTCACCGGCGGATCGCCCATATCGCCGGCCCCGACGACTGGCACGAGGCCGGTGAGCGCGAGCGCGGCTGGCGCGACACGCTGGTCGCCGCGGGCTTGGAGCCGTCGGCGCCGCTGCGCGGTGATTGGAGCCCGCGGGCCGGGTACGAGGCCGGGCTCCGGCTCGCGGAGCGACGTGAACACACGGCGGTGTTCGTCGCGAACGACCAGATGGCGATCGGCGTCCTCCGGGCGTTCGCCGAGGCCGGGATCGAGGTGCCCGGCGACGTCAGCGTCGTCGGCTTCGACGACATCCCGGAAGCCGCGTACTTCGCCCCGCCGCTGACCACGCTCCGGCAGGACTTCGGCGAGGTCGGTCGACGCAGCCTCGCGCTGCTGGTCGAACAGGTCGAGGGTGCGCCCCGCTCGGACAAGCGCCTGGTGATCCCGCCGGACCTGGTGCTGCGGGACAGCACGGCAGCCCCGGCGTCCGACCGGCACTGACAGCGCACAACAGGGAGGTGGCCATGACTGAGGCCCGTAATGTGAACGTTAACAAGTATGTGATCGGGGTGGATTTCGGGACGTTGTCCGGGCGTGCGCTGGTGGTGCGGGTCTCGGACGGCGTCGAGGTCGGTACCGCGGTGCATCCGTACTGGCACGGGGTGATCGACGCGTCGTTGCCGGTGACCGGTGCGGCGTTACCTCCGGACTGGGCATTACAGGACCCGGGTGACTGGGTGGACGTGCTGCGGACGGCGGTTCCCGCCGCGGTGGCGAACGCCGGGATCGACCCTGCGGACGTCGTCGGTATCGCGACCGACTTCACCGCCTGCACGGTCTTGCCGACGACGTCCGACGGGACGCCGCTGTGCCGGGTGTCGGGGTTCGAGGGCAAGCCGCACGCGTACCCGAAGCTGTGGAAACACCACGCCGCACAGGGCCAGGCCGACCGGATCAACGCGTTGGCCCACGAGCGCGGTGAGCCGTGGATCAACCGGTACGGCGGCAAGATCTCCTCAGAGTGGGAGTTCGCCAAGGGCCTGCAGGTGCTGGAGGAAGCACCCGAGGTCTACGCCGCGACCGAGCGGTGGATCGAGGCCGCGGACTGGATCATCTGGCAGCTCTGCGGCACCGAGACCCGCAACCGCTGCACGGCCGGGTACAAGGGCATCTTCCAGGACGGTGTCTGGCCGTCGAAGGAATACCTGGCAGCGCTCAACCCGGGCTTCGCGGACTTCGTCGTCGACAAGCTCGAGCACCCGCTCGCGTCGCTCGGCGACCGGGCCGGGAGCCTCACCGCGCAGGCGGCGGAGTGGACCGGCCTGCCCGAAGGCATCGCGGTCGCGGTCGGCAACGTCGACGCGCACGTCACCGCGCCCGCCGCGCAGGCGATCGCGCCCGGCCAGATGGTCGCGATCATGGGCACCTCCACCTGCCACGTCATGAACGGCACGACGCTCGCCGAGGTCCCGGGCATGTGCGGCGTCGTGGACGGCGGGATCGTCGCCGGCTACTACGGCTACGAGGCCGGCCAGTCCGGCGTCGGGGACATCTTCGGCTGGTACGTCGACACCCAGTTACCGCCCGCCTACCACGCCGCGGCGGCGAAGAAGGGCCTCGACCCGCACGAGTACCTCTCGAAGCTGGCCGCCGAGCAGCCGGTCGGCGCGCACGGGCTACTCGCGCTGGACTGGCACAACGGCAACCGCTCGATCCTGGTCGACCACGAGCTGTCCGGCGTGCTGATCGGCGCCACGCTGGCCACCAAACCCGAGGACATCTACCGGGCGCTGGTCGAGGCCACTGCGTTCGGCACAAAGGTGATCATCGATGCGTTCGAGGACTCCGGCGTGCCCGTCGACGAGTTCGTCGTCGCCGGTGGCCTGCTGAAGAACACGTTCGTGATGCAGGTCTACGCCGACGTCACTAACCGGCCGCTCTCGGTCATCGGCTCCGAGCAGGGCCCGGCGCTCGGCTCGGCGATCCACGCCGCGGTCGCGGCCGGCGCCTACCCGGACGTGCCTGC is drawn from Cryptosporangium aurantiacum and contains these coding sequences:
- a CDS encoding endonuclease domain-containing protein gives rise to the protein MGSDGSWWTSLPRGRVVQLAGVDADALAVSLDPLPADAPVVVTYRPSSTASQAAIVGEVLDLLEDSAVALFPAWLPDAAGLIGPNGANLAAVRVLASRLAGRTSHFGPFLGDLAARALTGGHSKTSFPPEVRATGLTRVLEAAYDRADVVLLVEVRAPLPVRDEHILVASAEWIAHRGGFGGVWLVGSNLAHVDWISVRRVTLPDDVETLVATAPETPADEKPDLPTGLTVPPMAGRPSPQSAAEQLLEKVLASREWAYGRAWNQTVDLGLLVSVVRVDVLWEAERTVVEIDGPEHWQRVHYAADRRRDVLLQTAGYAVLRFTNDQVLGDVNSVVHQIEQFLTARRVP
- a CDS encoding substrate-binding domain-containing protein, with product MADVARLAGVSHMTVSRVLNDSTAVSPTTRARVRAAMTTLGYRPNTAARALATGRTGQLGVVSVNTTLFGPASMLVAIERAARDAGYAVSIASLREPDRRSLAEAFDHLTSQSVEGIIAITPRAAIADALKHAPGGVPLVAVEGGEGPMPTVAVDQYLGAVRATRHLISLGHRRIAHIAGPDDWHEAGERERGWRDTLVAAGLEPSAPLRGDWSPRAGYEAGLRLAERREHTAVFVANDQMAIGVLRAFAEAGIEVPGDVSVVGFDDIPEAAYFAPPLTTLRQDFGEVGRRSLALLVEQVEGAPRSDKRLVIPPDLVLRDSTAAPASDRH
- the araB gene encoding ribulokinase encodes the protein MTEARNVNVNKYVIGVDFGTLSGRALVVRVSDGVEVGTAVHPYWHGVIDASLPVTGAALPPDWALQDPGDWVDVLRTAVPAAVANAGIDPADVVGIATDFTACTVLPTTSDGTPLCRVSGFEGKPHAYPKLWKHHAAQGQADRINALAHERGEPWINRYGGKISSEWEFAKGLQVLEEAPEVYAATERWIEAADWIIWQLCGTETRNRCTAGYKGIFQDGVWPSKEYLAALNPGFADFVVDKLEHPLASLGDRAGSLTAQAAEWTGLPEGIAVAVGNVDAHVTAPAAQAIAPGQMVAIMGTSTCHVMNGTTLAEVPGMCGVVDGGIVAGYYGYEAGQSGVGDIFGWYVDTQLPPAYHAAAAKKGLDPHEYLSKLAAEQPVGAHGLLALDWHNGNRSILVDHELSGVLIGATLATKPEDIYRALVEATAFGTKVIIDAFEDSGVPVDEFVVAGGLLKNTFVMQVYADVTNRPLSVIGSEQGPALGSAIHAAVAAGAYPDVPAAAAAMGRVRRAVYQPDPNRAKAYEALYAEYRTLHDYFGGGTNDVLHRLRRIRNEARA